AGGAAATGTTGATTTTCGtgtggtttggttttccacaccccACCATGCGGCACAATATGTTTGGCCGGCATGCCTAACGGGCAAAATTAATGTTTTCTGATGGTGCATTTTATCTTATTGAATGCACTGTACAACTAGAATGGCGTTGATGAAATTATGGTCGATTCTCTAAACTAGCTCGCTCCAGAATAAGTATAATTGAGCATGCTCAAAATAAGTGCCTCAACTTTATTATAACTTTGTACTAACGTTAGTACAAAATatagacacttattttaggacggagggagtataaactaGCTACAGTTGGTAAGTTCTTTGTCAAGTGATTAGAGATAAGGTTATGAGGCGAATATTCTTTTCCCTGGTTaaaatttcatcaaaaagggagCTGACCTCGACACAAGAAGCCGGTCCATAAAAGTTACGGTCTCGAATGTAAGCAGTCCAATACTGAACAAACACTTGTTTCAAAAATGGCGCGACAAGTCGCGCAACCGCTTCTAGTAAGTACACTACCCTTCAACTGTCCAAAATTTCAACCAGACTGTAGCCAATCTGTTGAAAATGGAACACAAAATTTGACGACGAAATCCACGCGACTTTTACAACCCCTGCGACCTTTTTGTGTTCCATCCAAACTCAAACATGTGAGAGAaaaacaagaagcaagcaaaagatGCTCCGCAATTGCTTACCGAAAGTTGTTATACAACTATTGCAGCAGATAAAAAATCTCTTAATTTTATTAAACAAAGGTCAGCTGATGTACAAAGCATGCCAACAATGTAATCTGCAGAAACTAGTATTCTTGTAGTGTTATATGGGATCAAACCTGAATTTTGTTCACATGTTATTCGGAAGATTTACGACATGTGCTAAACCAAATATACTCCGGGTGCGCAGCAAAATGCAGCAAGTCGCCTGCATTTTCATTTTCTGAGTAAACATGGGTGCATTAGCATCGCCATATTCAAAATGATAGGTGCTAATGAAAATGATTGAAACTTATAGGCCGAGTGTCCGGGCACATCAGCATCACCATGTTCAGAATTCAACCTTTGTGAAAACACAAATTCATTTTCTACTGATGGACTCAAACTTTCAGCAGAGTTTCATCCAAGACACCACATCTGTGCCAACACCAGATGCTTCATCTAAGACTAAGAGAAATGCAGGTGGCAACGTTGAAGTAGTGTCCATTGTCGAACACATTACAGGCTAATGTCACTGCACCACTGATCAAACAGTTTCGGAATATTAGAACCGTGATGCCAACGCAAATAGGTTTCTTATTATACTGTCTGAAGAACAAACCAAGTTTAGCTAGTAGAAACACAACAACTGCTTGGTTTTCTTGAACCCATATCTCAGTGGAAGGAACTGGGTTCTAATGTGCCGCAGTCATACCCAAAATATACAATACTTGTGCCCTGTTTTAGGGCAACCCAAAACAAAATTCAGCAACTTTTGGTTTTTGGGCAACTGttttggccgaagagggacttcaTCAAATTCATACTGACATAGATTTTGTTAGATCTGGTATAGGAGGCACTGCGGTGGCTGTATGCATGGACTCTTCTGGGAATTACTTGCGATCATGTACGCTAGTAATTCATGGCATGAGAGAAGTTTCAACTCTAGAGGTATCGCTTGCAGGGAAGCTCTATCTTTGGcggatgatcttctacttcacaatTTTCTAGTGGCTACTGATTCTAAGCAGGTGGCTAATGATATCAACATGGGCTGCACTGGTATTCATGGTCTGATTGTAGCTGAGATTAAGTTAAGGACAACCAAATTTAATTGTAGTTTTTGTTTCTGAGAGTCAGGCCTTGAATAGAGAAGCCCATTTACTAGCCAAGCTTTTTGATTCTTTAGATTGTGGTAGACATGTCTGGTTGGGACAGCCTCATGATCACATTTATTTTCCCAGTTTTGTGAACCATGAATAACAAAGTTTGGTGGTTCTTAAAAAATGAAGTTGCTGGAGCCGTTTTTTGCCCTCCAAGTAGTCAAAAAGCGACTGAGATGCTCTGACTGAGCACGAACAACACTATGTACAGATACCAGAACCAGTGTACCCCAAATGGCTAGGATTGTCAGGTAATAGTACTGAAACATGTTAACCAGAAACATGTAAAGATACCCTAAACAGTTCAACAGTGTCCACGTACAACTCGCTCTAGACTGTTGACCGGGTCTTGGCCCATTCCTCAGACACAACTTTTTGACAAACTTTATTCAAGCCCTACAATAAGCCTGGTACGCAGAGTCGACCAAGTCACCTTCACTGAGATCAACCCAAAATCAGTCTTTATCTCTCGAGTATCAAGTCCGTGCGTGTCTGCCTGGAAGGAACAACATCGTTCCGCTGAACCAGATGGCCCCGAGGCCGCCTTGAACTTCAAAACCAGAGTGGAACCATCCACTACAGCAACCACAGACCTCTTTAAATGACGTGACTCGCCAACTGTACCATTGAAGAGCCGAATTCCTTCGTTATAACCACCGATAAAACAGCGCAAGCGCAGATGAAAACTGCTCTGCACTTCTGACACGGCAACTTCAATATTCGCCATGACTGCGTCATCAACACGTGCTATGGTTAAGTCAACCGCACCACAGTCGCCTTGGATGCGATTTTTCAATGCACGATTCCATGGGCCCACGTCGTCTATGTCTGTTACACCATCAATCAGCTGGTAATCATCCCTTTCTTCCTCACCTACCTTGATCCTCATGTCATATTCCACTAGAATACTGGAAATCAAATCTATCCCTCGCTTAGGGCCAGCCATGTCGATGAGAGAACCCTACaaatttgttactgtttagtagctCTCCATATGGAAGTAAGAAACAACTAAAGCTTTATACTACCTCTGTTtctaaatgtaagacgttttggcaATTCAAAAATTGAACTACCAAAACACAtcttacatttaggaacagagggtgtactTCTCTAAGCTGTTTTACTTGCAACATTAATTTTGTGATACTTTACAATTGCTGACCAACATCTTTGCCACATATCAAACTGACTGGTTACATAGTGTACACCAGTGTTTGGGAGGGGGGGAAATTGGCCCTCGGTATTTATTTGACATTGTTCAGATCCCAATTTTTACATAAGCATGTCGAAATGAGAAGAGAAAACAAAATGACTTAATAGTGATGCAATGATTCATGCTGGTGTGTTAAGTAGCAACTAAGAGCCCGAACTATTCTGTTTGATTTTGTTTGGAATACATGATATACTCACTCAGTTCCATATTTTATAAGTTTCTCATAGTAAATCACCTTTCCACAATATAAACTTGGTGTAATGGTGGCCTAAACAATCCAAACTACCATTCTGCTAGGTCTGTACAGATAAATCACAAGACTTGAGAGTGCTTGCTGTTCCATACATACACTAGGTTTGGCCTTACAATGTGAAATGAATAGATTTGACATAAGTCAGGTATTTGACCCCCCCCCCCTACTGTATAAATCATTTCCTCAGATGGTTTCGCCCACACTGCAACATCCACCTAATGTGAGAACTTCCCCAGTGGGTACTTAAAACCATATGGAATGCTTCAAGGGGACAAATACATTGTTTTATACTTGAGGGGGTTATTAAGTAGACTTATTGCTTGAAATAATCGTAGGTAAGTATGGATTCGCACCTGCTTCACAATGATGGGATCATCCCTGCTTATATTGACAACATAATTACGCAATGTATCCAGATAATCCCGCACTGCTATGTATCCATACAACTCTACTGGGCCAAGATCCAGAGTAAGTTCAGCCAACTTTAATGAGAAAATTTGTAACACGCGATTAGGTTGATGCCGAATGCATTCTCCATTGCGGATGTCACAATCTGTGGGATCTGGTAGCCGAGCTTCATAAAAAAAGTAAAGAAATAAGTTAAATTGTAATGGAAAACAATACAGGAAAAAAATAGTCGTCATACAAAAAGTAAGCGTGTCACTAGAGGATTCCATGGCCCTATTGGAAGTTTCCTTTTCATCCAAATGAAAATTATCGATGTTCTTTCTACTATGAATTTCACTCCATCAAAGGTTTTTGTTTTAGGAAACCCAAAGAAAAGCAGGTAACATTTCATCATGTCAGCAACTAAAGGTCCATTTCACCCTCCCAGATTATTTCATAACCCCCTAAACTTATTTATTTGTTATGTCTACCCGAAGAATTACTAAAACAAGTCAATTCAGCCCTTGATGAAAATATTCTATTGTTTCACTTTCTAGAAGTCTTATTGTAAGTTAGTTTTTTTATTTTGATGGTAGATAACATCAGTCTGTATAATAAAAAATCATAATTTTCGATCCTGCATACTTGGGAGCAACTAAACCTACTTCAATGCTCATGGTACAAAAATATGTGCTAAAAATGCGGTTTATGAACATATTTCTGTACGGTACATGGTGACAACAAAAAGGATAAAAACCAGTCATGTGGCGAACCGGGGTGGGTTGGTGGAGGCCCAGGATAACCAAACTAAGGTAATGCAGGAATCTGAAGAATTTCCTCCCCTACTTTTGCAAAACCTAACAAATGCAACTCCTGAATGCCAATGCATCTACATTTAACTTGTAAAATTAAGGAAAGTAAAGAAAAAAAGCCAGATGATTTCAACAGAGAACACATCAGTTGACACTATAGCTTGAAAAAGGTGCTTGTAACAAATTGAAATAGGTAAAGAGAGATTATTTACTTACTCTCACTACAGTCATCAACATTATACATCCTTTTCCACGAATGAGTGTTCCTGTATAAAGAACCATCACGGTGTGTGCTTTTTGGAAGAAATCCCAGGTCAAGAATATCATCTTCTTCGGCATCGCTTGCTACCAATGCGCTCCTTCTATTGGTTGCACTCCTCCCGTTTTCATCACAACCAGAGATGTCCACAATATTCGAAGATGCATCATGTTTGCCGGCTATAGTATTCATATCTTGCAAGGTTGTCCCACTAGTCATGCTCCGAGATCCAGGTGGAAATCTATCACCAAAGAGAATAAAGAGCAAATCTGAGCACCCGACAGAAAATTCAATTCTTTTTCGGTTCCCCTTTCATTTTCGTCGGATTAACTATAAGACCCCACACCCCCTGCCTTATTTACAAAAATCAACACATAAGGATAATTAAAAGGGATTTTTCTCGAATACGCTCGGATAATTAAAAGGGGTAAAAAACCACAGTTGGTCAGAATCCAGATCCAAAACTATGATAATAAGAAACTAAAGGCGAAAATTTTGGCATCAGATGATGAGAGCATACCGGGAAACACGACGGACAGGTAGATCTGGAACCATCATGAGAGGGAAACTTCGCCGTGCAAGCGGTGGTGGCGACCAGTAAGGCGGGGCAGAGGCCATGAAAGAGAGGAGAGGTCGCGAGGTAGAGGAGAGGCGGCGCAGTGGGTCATGAGAGATGGCGACGCCAGGTCGCCGGAGGAGACGAAAAATCTGACGGAGGATTGGCATCTGAGCGCGCGGCGGCGGCAGAGGTGGGGTGTGCCGGTGTGGAGAATGGGGAGAGGAAAGGGCTGA
This portion of the Triticum dicoccoides isolate Atlit2015 ecotype Zavitan chromosome 7A, WEW_v2.0, whole genome shotgun sequence genome encodes:
- the LOC119332739 gene encoding uncharacterized protein LOC119332739, which produces MPILRQIFRLLRRPGVAISHDPLRRLSSTSRPLLSFMASAPPYWSPPPLARRSFPLMMVPDLPVRRVSRFPPGSRSMTSGTTLQDMNTIAGKHDASSNIVDISGCDENGRSATNRRSALVASDAEEDDILDLGFLPKSTHRDGSLYRNTHSWKRMYNVDDCSETRLPDPTDCDIRNGECIRHQPNRVLQIFSLKLAELTLDLGPVELYGYIAVRDYLDTLRNYVVNISRDDPIIVKQGSLIDMAGPKRGIDLISSILVEYDMRIKVGEEERDDYQLIDGVTDIDDVGPWNRALKNRIQGDCGAVDLTIARVDDAVMANIEVAVSEVQSSFHLRLRCFIGGYNEGIRLFNGTVGESRHLKRSVVAVVDGSTLVLKFKAASGPSGSAERCCSFQADTHGLDTREIKTDFGLISVKVTWSTLRTRLIVGLE